In the Pieris napi chromosome 19, ilPieNapi1.2, whole genome shotgun sequence genome, one interval contains:
- the LOC125059071 gene encoding uncharacterized protein LOC125059071, whose translation MCNENHRVYKCDQFKNLSIEAREAEVSKRKLCSNCLRPGHSISNCRLSSCRACNKKHNSLLCHNNNSVNKVLQNESNLNLQTNEVKQNTNHEKQNLNTVASTSTVLTTLTSYSSNSEVLLGTAVVEVVVERDNSTYLARVLLDCGSQSSFVTDNLKNKLKIKTNSTKSRCISGLNNSISTATEYCTLKLKSRINAYTTDVHCMIISNISENLPSVEIDPEDLNIPNNTALADPNFHKSNKVDILIGSDVMWNIVKGGCQISLGENKPKLIYSKFGWLVSGPMTLAMPSVKCNKKSVCHFSQEIKDSLSKFWDLENFIMPKRSLSTDEQICEDSFNENTIRLPSGRFQVKMPLRESPEALGDSYSLAKRCFLNLERRFQKQPKLKEMYSDFIHENTNPSNLKQFVYNRVNEIHELTDKSTWHHISTEINPADIASRGVSPSKLQDLELWWSGPPFLMKPKTEWPSAPIENVELPELKVYSCCVSAEHSFEFDRFSKFQRMIRVVGYILRFIHNCKTKKDSRLSGDLSNDEIDRSTQTLIKTCQQDSFPNEVQSLKNNKKIHHKSRILSLNPYLDEHDLIRVGGRIQNSICEYSKKHPILLCARHNFTKLLFKKEHVRHKHCGPELLLSIIRDQYWPIGGRNLARSTFRKCIVCVRMQSNSIQPMMGNLPPPRVTLTYPFLATGVDFGGPFSIVDRKGRGCKISKCWLSLFVCLSTKALTLEVVSSLSTEAFLMCLRRFISRRGKPHDIYCDNGTDFVGANNELGRMLQASQSSIPKIGTA comes from the exons ATGTGTAATGAGAATCATCGTGTGTATAAATGTGATCAATTTAAGAATTTGAGTATCGAAGCCAGGGAAGCAGAAGTTTCCAAACGCAAGCTCTGCTCCAATTGTCTTCGTCCAGGGCATTCCATTTCCAACTGTCGTCTCAGCTCCTGCAGAGCCTGTAACAAAAAGcataatagtttattatgtcataataataatagtgtcAATAAAGTATTGCAAAACGAAAGTAACTTGAACTTACAAACTAACGaggtaaaacaaaacactaaccatgaaaaacaaaatttgaataCTGTGGCTAGCACTAGCACTGTTCTGACCACACTTACCTCATACTCGAGTAACAGCGAAGTCCTCCTGGGCACTGCAGTGGTTGAAGTCGTCGTTGAGCGTGACAACAGTACTTACCTGGCACGCGTTCTTTTGGACTGTGGAAGTCAAAGTTCGTTTGTCACAGATAAcctgaaaaataaacttaaaattaaaactaatagtACTAAGTCACGGTGTATAAGTGGACTGAACAATTCAATATCTACAGCCACTGAATattgtacattaaaattaaagtcaaGAATTAATGCCTACACTACGGATGTACATTGTATgattatatcaaatatttcagaaaactTACCTAGTGTAGAAATCGATCCCGAGGATTTAAACATACCCAACAATACTGCACTCGCCGATCCAAACTTCCATAAAAGTAACAAAGTTGATATATTAATTGGGTCCGATGTAATGTGGAATATTGTTAAGGGAGGTTGCCAGATATCGTTAGGTGAAAATAAACCTAAGTTAATTTATTCGAAGTTTGGATGGTTGGTTTCAGGGCCCATGACTCTGGCCATGCCATCTGTGAAGTGTAACAAGAAATCTGTATGTCATTTTAGTCAGGAAATTAAAGACTCACTTTCTAAATTTTGGGACTTGGAAAATTTCATAATGCCAAAACGATCATTGTCTACAGATGAACAAATCTGTGAAGATTCCTTTAATGAAAATACAATTCGCTTACCGTCTGGTAGATTCCAAGTAAAAATGCCTTTGCGCGAGTCTCCTGAGGCTCTTGGAGACTCTTACTCACTTGCTAAgagatgttttttaaatttggaaaggCGTTTCCAAAAGCAGCCGAAATTAAAGGAAATGTATAGTGATTTTATACATGA AAATACCAACCCTAGTAATCTAAAGCAATTTGTTTACAATCGAGTAAATGAAATTCATGAACTGACTGACAAATCCACATGGCATCACATTTCTACAGAAATTAATCCGGCAGACATAGCTTCTCGAGGAGTCAGCCCTAGCAAGCTTCAAGATTTAGAGTTATGGTGGAGTGGCCCACCCTTTTTAATGAAACCTAAAACGGAGTGGCCAAGCGCTCCTATAGAAAATGTTGAGCTTCCGGAGCTCAAAGTATATTCATGTTGTGTGTCTGCTGAGCATTCATTTGAGTTTGATAGGTTCTCGAAATTTCAACGAATGATCCGGGTGGTAGGATATATCTTAAGATTTATTCACAATTGTAAAACAAAGAAGGATTCGCGGCTAAGTGGTGATCTGAGTAACGATGAAATAGATAGGTCTACTCAGACCCTAATCAAAACCTGCCAACAAGATTCCTTTCCAAATGAGGTGCaatcattaaaaaacaataaaaagataCATCATAAATCGAGGATTTTGTCACTAAACCCTTACTTAGATGAGCATGATTTGATTAGGGTTGGAGGCAGAATCCAAAACTCAATCTGTGAGTATTCTAAAAAACATCCCATTTTATTATGTGCACGTCATAACTTTACGAAACTGTTGTTTAAGAAAGAACATGTGCGTCATAAACATTGTGGGCCTGAATTGTTACTTAGCATTATACGAGATCAATATTGGCCCATCGGGGGACGGAATCTTGCACGCAGTACATTTAGGAAATGTATCGTGTGTGTTCGTATGCAGAGTAACTCAATACAGCCTATGATGGGTAACTTACCCCCTCCTCGAGTCACTCTTACCTATCCCTTCCTCGCGACAGGCGTAGACTTTGGCGGGCCCTTCTCAATCGTAGACCGCAAGGGCAGAGGATGTAAGATATCCAAATGTTGGCTTAGtctttttgtgtgtttaagcACTAAGGCATTAACTTTGGAGGTGGTTAGTAGTCTAAGTACTGAAGCATTTTTAATGTGTTTGCGTAGATTTATATCACGTCGTGGCAAGCCTCATGATATTTATTGTGACAATGGCACCGACTTTGTGGGTGCAAATAATGAGCTAGGCAGAATGTTGCAGGCAAGCCAAAGTTCT ATACCAAAAATTGGAACAGCTTAA